The following proteins are co-located in the Gordonia polyisoprenivorans genome:
- a CDS encoding dipeptide ABC transporter ATP-binding protein: MTEQPTTAETGATAGAVAPLLEIRDLEVSFGSAKNPTRAVSGVNLRVYPGQTVAVVGESGSGKTTTANAVLDLLPGTGRITGGTIMFDGLDLTTASKKQIDHLRGTGIGLVPQDPMSNLNPLWKVGFQVREAIEVNKVAKGAASKKRAAEVLEEAGMSDAASRMNQYPHEFSGGMRQRALIAIGLACRPKLLVADEPTSALDVTVQRQILDHLDGLTDELGTAVLLITHDLGLAAERADHIVVMYRGRVVESGPATEILQHPQHAYTRRLVQAAPSLAARRRMRATTTPRPGGPDAEAEVVESSAPTTDSDALIVADKLVKDFPVRGKVPWQSTPFRAVDDVGFSVPRGTTTAIVGESGSGKSTVAQMVLGLLAPTSGRVEFDGTDVSTVRGRSALALRRRIQPVFQNPYGSIDPMFSIYRVIEEPLRVHKIGDKASREKRVRELLDRVALPESAMHRYPNELSGGQRQRVAIARALALEPEVVVCDEAVSALDVLVQDQILTLLDHLQNEMGLTYLFITHDLAVVRQIADDVLVMEKGRVVEHSSADQIFAAPREEYTRALLEAIPGRSIPLGGGVA; this comes from the coding sequence ATGACCGAACAACCCACCACCGCCGAGACTGGCGCCACCGCAGGCGCCGTCGCCCCGCTGTTGGAGATCCGGGACCTCGAGGTGTCCTTCGGGAGCGCGAAGAACCCGACGCGCGCGGTGTCGGGGGTGAATCTGCGCGTCTATCCCGGCCAAACCGTCGCCGTGGTCGGCGAATCCGGCTCGGGCAAGACCACCACCGCCAACGCGGTGCTCGACCTTTTGCCCGGAACGGGCCGGATCACCGGCGGTACCATCATGTTCGACGGCCTGGATCTCACGACCGCGTCGAAGAAGCAGATCGACCACTTGCGCGGCACCGGAATCGGTCTGGTCCCACAGGACCCGATGTCGAACCTGAACCCGTTGTGGAAGGTGGGATTCCAGGTTCGCGAGGCGATCGAGGTCAACAAGGTCGCCAAGGGTGCCGCCTCCAAGAAGCGTGCCGCGGAGGTCCTCGAAGAGGCAGGCATGTCCGACGCCGCATCCCGGATGAATCAGTATCCCCACGAGTTCTCCGGGGGAATGCGCCAGCGCGCGCTCATCGCGATCGGTCTGGCGTGCCGTCCGAAACTCCTGGTCGCCGATGAGCCCACCTCGGCCCTCGATGTGACGGTGCAACGACAGATCCTCGATCACCTCGACGGGCTCACCGACGAACTCGGCACCGCGGTCCTGCTCATCACGCACGACCTCGGATTGGCCGCCGAGCGCGCCGACCACATCGTCGTCATGTATCGCGGCAGGGTCGTCGAATCGGGTCCGGCCACCGAGATCCTGCAGCATCCGCAGCACGCCTACACCCGGCGGCTCGTGCAGGCCGCACCCTCGTTGGCCGCCCGGCGCAGGATGCGGGCGACGACGACACCGCGCCCCGGCGGGCCGGATGCGGAGGCCGAAGTCGTCGAGAGCAGCGCGCCGACAACCGATTCCGATGCCCTCATCGTCGCCGACAAACTGGTGAAGGACTTCCCGGTGCGCGGCAAGGTGCCGTGGCAATCGACCCCGTTCCGCGCGGTCGACGACGTCGGATTCTCGGTGCCGCGCGGCACCACCACCGCGATCGTCGGAGAGTCCGGATCGGGTAAGTCGACAGTGGCGCAGATGGTGCTCGGCCTGCTGGCGCCGACGTCGGGTCGTGTCGAGTTCGACGGCACCGACGTCTCGACGGTCCGCGGCCGGTCGGCACTGGCGTTGCGGCGTCGTATCCAACCGGTGTTCCAGAATCCGTACGGCTCCATCGACCCGATGTTCTCGATCTACCGGGTGATCGAGGAGCCGTTGCGGGTGCACAAGATCGGTGACAAGGCCTCGCGGGAAAAGCGGGTGCGTGAACTGCTCGATCGGGTTGCACTCCCGGAGTCGGCGATGCATCGCTACCCCAACGAGCTCTCCGGTGGGCAGCGCCAGCGCGTGGCGATCGCGCGCGCGTTGGCCCTCGAGCCGGAGGTCGTGGTGTGCGACGAGGCGGTCTCGGCGCTCGACGTGCTGGTCCAGGATCAGATCCTGACCCTGCTCGATCACCTGCAGAACGAGATGGGGTTGACCTATCTGTTCATCACCCACGACCTCGCGGTGGTCCGCCAGATCGCCGACGACGTGCTGGTGATGGAGAAGGGACGCGTCGTCGAACACAGTTCGGCCGACCAGATATTCGCCGCGCCGCGCGAGGAGTACACGCGAGCGTTGCTTGAGGCGATCCCCGGCCGGTCGATCCCCCTCGGGGGCGGCGTGGCCTGA
- a CDS encoding oxidoreductase: protein MTSDPLAPLADLPGVAAAADAARDALGAVHRHPANLRGWDKTATEASWRAGRSSAAIDGGSVELRRDGDFDDPVLAGAMRVAQALDGDSLESLTSVFRRAPAQAFARLHMLAAADLIDDPDELGRPRADADVATRLDLLSQLITGGTRVGAPVLAAVVHGELLSLNAFRSANGIVARAASRLVCTSSGLDPHNLGVPEVTWLRRVANYRVLAEAFGTGRAEALGEWIVFCCEALTAGAAEAKSIADAARAG from the coding sequence ATGACCTCCGACCCGCTCGCACCGCTCGCCGACCTGCCCGGGGTGGCCGCCGCGGCCGACGCCGCACGCGATGCGCTGGGCGCGGTGCATCGGCATCCGGCGAACCTGCGCGGCTGGGACAAGACGGCCACCGAGGCGTCCTGGCGAGCCGGACGGTCATCGGCGGCCATCGACGGCGGTAGCGTCGAACTGCGTCGTGACGGCGACTTCGACGACCCGGTCCTCGCCGGCGCCATGCGCGTGGCCCAGGCACTCGACGGTGATTCGCTGGAAAGCCTCACCTCGGTGTTCCGGCGTGCTCCCGCACAGGCCTTCGCGCGATTGCACATGCTCGCCGCCGCCGATCTCATCGACGATCCCGACGAACTCGGCCGCCCGCGCGCCGATGCCGACGTCGCGACCCGCCTGGATCTGCTCAGCCAGTTGATCACCGGCGGCACCAGGGTGGGCGCACCGGTCCTCGCGGCCGTCGTCCACGGGGAATTGCTGAGCCTGAACGCCTTTCGATCCGCCAACGGGATCGTCGCCCGCGCCGCGTCGCGGTTGGTGTGTACGTCGTCGGGTCTTGATCCGCACAACCTCGGCGTCCCCGAGGTGACATGGCTGCGGCGGGTCGCCAACTATCGCGTACTGGCGGAGGCCTTCGGCACCGGCCGTGCCGAAGCGCTGGGGGAGTGGATCGTGTTCTGTTGCGAGGCGCTCACCGCCGGTGCGGCAGAAGCGAAGTCGATCGCCGACGCCGCACGGGCCGGCTGA
- a CDS encoding HAD family hydrolase — MSDERPRVHQTPPVAAFFDLDKTVIAKSSVLAFSRQFFTEGLLDTRTLLRSAVTQLSFARSAADADHVERLRRHITTMCQGWDVSEVNRIVAETIDDVVRPLVYSGAVDLIDAHRQKGHAIALVSASGQEMVEPIGAMLGVDHVRASRMHITDGHYTGDLDFYCYGEQKAAAILQIAQEHGYDLDLCYAYSDSVTDLPMLEVVGRPTVVNPDKQLRRHAEDNGWPILDFDRDPDPSFAGAPALAAAVALGLGAAVGCGVGIRLTRPRRTAAASVSLHL; from the coding sequence ATGAGCGATGAGCGCCCGCGGGTCCATCAGACGCCGCCGGTCGCCGCGTTCTTCGATCTCGACAAGACCGTCATCGCGAAATCGTCGGTCCTCGCCTTCAGTCGCCAGTTCTTCACCGAGGGCCTGCTCGACACCCGCACGCTGCTTCGTTCGGCCGTCACCCAGTTGAGCTTTGCCCGCTCGGCTGCCGACGCCGACCACGTCGAGCGGCTGCGCAGGCACATCACCACGATGTGTCAGGGCTGGGATGTCTCCGAGGTGAACCGGATCGTCGCGGAAACCATCGACGACGTCGTCCGGCCGCTCGTCTACAGCGGTGCGGTCGATCTCATCGACGCGCACCGGCAGAAGGGACATGCCATCGCCCTGGTATCGGCGTCGGGGCAGGAGATGGTCGAGCCGATCGGCGCCATGCTGGGCGTCGATCACGTGCGTGCCAGCCGGATGCACATCACCGACGGCCACTACACCGGCGACCTCGATTTCTATTGCTACGGGGAACAGAAGGCCGCGGCCATCCTGCAGATCGCGCAGGAGCACGGCTACGATCTCGACCTCTGCTACGCCTACTCGGATTCGGTGACCGATCTGCCGATGCTCGAGGTCGTCGGGCGGCCCACGGTGGTGAACCCCGACAAGCAATTACGCCGGCACGCCGAGGACAACGGCTGGCCGATCCTCGACTTCGACCGCGATCCGGACCCGTCGTTCGCCGGCGCGCCGGCGCTGGCCGCGGCGGTGGCCCTGGGGCTCGGCGCCGCGGTGGGATGCGGCGTCGGAATCCGTCTCACCAGGCCTCGACGCACCGCCGCGGCGAGCGTCAGCCTGCACCTCTGA
- a CDS encoding ABC transporter permease, translating to MPDSFFPPESEAEVLRSDAETLGDPDPSGRPLPGQHRFVAPDDEVEVLDADPVRDIGASAGFWKGAWLQLRTSPTFIVASIMIILVILICLFPSLFAHQDPRYCQGGNSLLPPSSSHWFGTDLQGCDIYARTIFGARDSVIVGVCTTLLVFVVGGLIGVLAGYLGGWLDVLLSRVTDVFFALPLILAAIVIMQMFTHRTVWTVVAILAVFGWPQIARIARGATISIKNNEFITAATSLGASRRRIVFSHVVPNALGPVIVTCTVSLGVFIVTEATLSYLGIGLPSTAVSWGTDIAAGQSLLRSGNPILLYPAGALALTVLSFMLMGDALRDSLDPKSRTR from the coding sequence ATGCCTGACAGTTTCTTCCCACCCGAATCCGAGGCCGAGGTCCTGCGCTCGGACGCCGAAACCCTCGGCGATCCCGACCCTTCGGGTCGTCCGTTGCCGGGCCAACACCGCTTCGTCGCCCCTGACGACGAGGTCGAGGTCCTCGATGCCGACCCGGTCCGCGACATCGGCGCCTCCGCCGGTTTCTGGAAGGGCGCCTGGCTGCAGCTGCGGACCAGTCCGACCTTCATCGTCGCCTCCATCATGATCATCCTGGTGATCCTGATCTGCCTGTTCCCGTCGCTGTTCGCCCATCAGGACCCGCGCTACTGCCAGGGCGGCAACAGCCTGTTGCCGCCGAGTTCGTCGCATTGGTTCGGCACCGACCTGCAGGGCTGTGACATTTACGCACGCACCATCTTCGGGGCCCGCGACTCGGTGATCGTCGGCGTGTGCACCACGTTGCTGGTCTTCGTCGTCGGTGGTCTGATCGGGGTCCTCGCCGGATATCTCGGCGGGTGGCTCGACGTGCTGCTGTCGCGGGTCACCGACGTCTTTTTCGCGCTGCCGCTGATCCTGGCGGCGATCGTGATCATGCAGATGTTCACCCACCGGACGGTGTGGACGGTGGTGGCGATCCTCGCCGTCTTCGGCTGGCCGCAGATCGCGCGCATCGCCCGCGGCGCGACCATATCGATCAAGAACAACGAATTCATCACTGCGGCGACATCACTGGGAGCCTCTCGGCGGCGCATCGTGTTCTCGCACGTGGTGCCGAATGCACTCGGCCCGGTGATCGTCACCTGTACGGTGTCCCTCGGTGTGTTCATCGTGACCGAGGCGACGTTGTCCTACCTCGGCATCGGGCTGCCCTCCACGGCGGTCTCCTGGGGTACCGACATCGCCGCCGGTCAGAGTCTGCTGCGGTCGGGCAATCCGATCCTGCTGTATCCCGCAGGCGCACTTGCCCTCACGGTTCTGAGCTTCATGCTCATGGGTGATGCCCTGCGCGATTCGCTCGACCCGAAATCGAGGACACGATGA
- the acs gene encoding acetate--CoA ligase, with protein MTTSASDTTPGYPPSEEFAAQANGTAELYDRAEADRLEFWAEQARRLEWDTDFGEVLDWSDAPFAKWFVGGKLNVSVNCVDRHVAAGKGDRVAIHWVGEPGDHRDITYSQLKDEVSRAANYFTAIGLTAGDRVAIYMPMVPEALISMLACARLGLTHSVVFAGFSSGALRSRVDDAQAKLVITTDGQYRRGKPAPLKTAVDEALGTGADAAESVEKVLVVRRTNHDENLPWVDGRDVWWEDTVAEQSPEHTPEAFDAEHPLFLLYTSGTTGKPKGIVHSSGGYLTQASYTFHYVFDHKEGRDVFWCGADIGWVTGHSYLVYGPLSNGATEVVYEGTPNSPNEHRHFEIIEKYGVTIYYIAPTLIRTFMKWGREIPDAHDLSSVRLLGSVGEPINPEAWKWYREVIGGNSAPIVDTWWQTETGAIMISPLPGVTVTKPGSAMAPLPGISATIVDDDAKPVGAGEQGYLVLDKPWPSMLRGIWGDDDRYRETYWSRFAEHGWYFAGDGARYDEDHALWVLGRVDDVMNVSGHRISTAEVESALVGHSGVAEAAVIGAADETTGQGIVAFVILREGIENTGDELIAELRQQVSVEISPIAKPREINVVPELPKTRSGKIMRRLLKDVAEGRELGDTSTLVDPSVFEAIRAKKS; from the coding sequence ATGACCACTTCCGCTTCCGACACCACTCCCGGTTACCCGCCGTCGGAGGAGTTCGCGGCGCAGGCCAACGGCACCGCCGAACTGTACGACCGCGCCGAGGCCGATCGTCTGGAGTTCTGGGCGGAGCAGGCGCGCCGGCTGGAATGGGACACCGATTTCGGGGAAGTCCTCGACTGGTCGGACGCCCCGTTCGCCAAGTGGTTCGTCGGCGGCAAGCTCAATGTCTCGGTCAACTGCGTCGACCGCCATGTCGCCGCCGGCAAGGGCGATCGCGTCGCGATCCACTGGGTCGGCGAGCCCGGTGATCACCGCGACATCACCTATAGCCAGCTCAAGGACGAGGTCAGCCGCGCCGCGAACTACTTCACCGCGATCGGATTGACCGCCGGAGACCGCGTCGCGATCTACATGCCGATGGTCCCCGAGGCACTGATCTCCATGCTCGCCTGCGCGCGACTGGGCCTGACCCACTCGGTCGTGTTCGCCGGATTCTCCTCGGGCGCACTGCGTTCCCGCGTCGACGACGCCCAGGCCAAACTCGTCATCACCACCGACGGCCAGTACCGCCGCGGCAAGCCGGCACCGCTGAAGACCGCCGTCGACGAGGCCCTCGGCACCGGCGCGGACGCCGCGGAGTCGGTCGAGAAGGTCCTCGTGGTGCGCCGCACCAACCATGACGAGAACCTGCCGTGGGTCGACGGCCGCGACGTCTGGTGGGAGGACACCGTCGCCGAGCAGTCCCCCGAACACACCCCGGAGGCCTTCGACGCCGAACACCCGCTGTTTCTGCTCTACACCTCGGGCACCACCGGCAAGCCCAAGGGCATCGTGCACTCCTCGGGCGGCTACCTCACCCAGGCGTCCTACACCTTCCACTACGTCTTCGACCATAAGGAAGGCCGCGACGTCTTCTGGTGCGGCGCCGACATCGGCTGGGTGACTGGACACTCGTACCTGGTGTACGGCCCGCTGTCCAACGGCGCGACCGAGGTCGTCTACGAGGGCACCCCGAACTCCCCCAACGAGCACCGTCACTTCGAGATCATCGAAAAGTACGGCGTCACCATCTATTACATTGCGCCAACACTGATCCGCACCTTCATGAAGTGGGGACGGGAGATCCCCGACGCCCACGATCTGAGCTCGGTGCGACTGCTCGGCAGCGTCGGCGAACCGATCAACCCCGAGGCGTGGAAGTGGTACCGCGAGGTCATCGGCGGCAACTCCGCGCCCATCGTCGACACCTGGTGGCAGACCGAGACCGGCGCGATCATGATCAGCCCGCTGCCCGGGGTGACCGTCACCAAACCCGGCTCGGCGATGGCACCGCTGCCCGGTATCTCGGCCACCATCGTCGACGACGACGCCAAACCGGTCGGCGCGGGCGAGCAGGGCTACCTCGTCCTCGACAAGCCGTGGCCGTCGATGCTGCGCGGGATCTGGGGCGACGACGACCGCTACCGCGAGACCTACTGGTCCCGCTTCGCCGAACACGGCTGGTACTTCGCCGGTGACGGCGCTCGCTACGACGAGGACCACGCCCTGTGGGTGCTCGGCCGCGTCGACGACGTCATGAACGTCTCCGGCCACCGGATCTCCACCGCCGAGGTCGAATCCGCCCTCGTCGGGCACTCCGGCGTCGCCGAAGCCGCGGTCATCGGCGCCGCCGACGAGACCACCGGCCAGGGCATCGTCGCCTTCGTCATCCTGCGCGAGGGCATCGAGAACACCGGCGACGAGCTGATCGCCGAACTGCGCCAACAGGTGTCGGTGGAGATCTCCCCGATCGCCAAACCCCGCGAGATCAACGTCGTGCCCGAACTCCCCAAGACACGCTCGGGCAAGATCATGCGCCGCCTGCTCAAGGACGTCGCCGAGGGACGCGAACTCGGCGACACCTCCACCCTCGTCGACCCGTCCGTCTTCGAGGCGATCCGCGCGAAGAAGTCCTGA
- a CDS encoding peptide ABC transporter substrate-binding protein produces MKLRKIWVALGAAVVAAGVLSACGSSTDDSNGYIRVYGGEPETGLITTTTNENIGGRVVDALFTGLYAYDAQGNPRPAMVDKLETTDNKNYTITIKKGWKFDDGTEVKAHNFVDAWNFGAYTPNAQKQQSFFEPIEGYDQVAAEKPTAKTMSGLKVVDDYTFTVALKQPNIDFKLGLGFTPFKPLPDVAFKDINAFGQKPIGNGPYKFVDWQHNQKIDVEAKPDYPGPDKAKNKGITFVAYQDPDAAYSDLQSGNLDALEVIPTSALRTYKKDLGESQVVNKPVAYTLTMTIPETLPHFSGEEGRLRRQAISMAINRPQISQNIFAGTRSPARDFTSSSLPGYDANIPGSDVLDYNAAKAKQLWAQANAIAPWSGSFVIASNYDGGHKEWIDAASNDIKNTLGIDAHGESVPTFKQLRSEVNARTIRTAFRTGWQGDYPSMLEFLYPLYVTGAGSNDGDYSNPQFDAAINNALAQPTDDAAYKAANGAQQILLQDLPAIPLFDYVSTLGLAQGVKGTITWNNLPDYPNLTKG; encoded by the coding sequence GTGAAACTGAGGAAGATCTGGGTGGCGTTGGGTGCGGCCGTGGTGGCCGCCGGCGTCCTATCCGCATGCGGGAGTTCGACGGACGACTCCAACGGTTACATCCGGGTGTACGGCGGTGAGCCCGAAACCGGTCTGATCACCACCACGACCAACGAGAACATCGGCGGCCGCGTCGTCGACGCACTCTTCACCGGCCTGTATGCCTATGACGCACAAGGCAATCCGCGCCCGGCGATGGTCGACAAGCTGGAGACCACCGACAACAAGAACTACACCATCACCATCAAGAAGGGGTGGAAGTTCGACGACGGTACCGAGGTGAAGGCGCACAACTTCGTCGACGCCTGGAACTTCGGTGCCTACACGCCCAACGCCCAGAAGCAGCAGAGCTTCTTCGAGCCCATCGAGGGCTATGACCAGGTCGCCGCGGAGAAGCCGACGGCCAAAACCATGTCCGGACTGAAGGTCGTCGACGACTACACCTTCACCGTGGCCCTCAAACAGCCCAACATCGACTTCAAGCTCGGCCTCGGGTTCACCCCGTTCAAGCCGCTGCCCGATGTCGCCTTCAAGGACATCAACGCCTTCGGTCAGAAGCCGATCGGCAACGGTCCCTACAAGTTCGTCGACTGGCAGCACAACCAGAAGATCGACGTCGAGGCCAAGCCGGACTATCCCGGCCCCGACAAGGCGAAGAACAAGGGCATCACCTTCGTCGCCTACCAGGATCCCGACGCCGCCTACAGCGACCTGCAGTCGGGCAATCTCGATGCGCTCGAGGTCATCCCCACCTCTGCGTTGCGCACCTACAAGAAGGATCTCGGAGAGTCACAGGTCGTCAACAAGCCCGTCGCCTATACCCTGACGATGACCATTCCGGAGACGCTTCCGCACTTCTCCGGTGAGGAGGGTCGCCTACGGCGACAGGCGATCTCGATGGCCATCAACCGTCCGCAGATCTCCCAGAACATCTTCGCCGGTACTCGGTCCCCGGCCCGCGACTTCACCTCGTCGTCGTTGCCGGGCTACGACGCCAACATCCCCGGCTCCGACGTGCTCGACTACAACGCCGCCAAGGCCAAGCAGTTGTGGGCGCAGGCCAACGCCATCGCCCCGTGGTCGGGCAGCTTCGTGATCGCCTCCAATTACGATGGCGGCCACAAGGAGTGGATCGACGCGGCCTCCAACGACATCAAGAACACGCTGGGTATCGACGCCCACGGTGAGTCGGTGCCGACCTTCAAGCAGCTGCGCTCGGAAGTCAACGCCCGCACCATCAGGACCGCCTTCCGCACCGGCTGGCAGGGTGACTATCCGTCGATGCTGGAGTTCCTGTACCCGCTCTATGTGACCGGGGCCGGCTCCAACGACGGCGACTACTCCAACCCGCAGTTCGACGCGGCGATCAACAACGCGCTCGCGCAGCCGACCGACGACGCGGCCTACAAAGCGGCCAACGGCGCTCAGCAGATCCTGCTGCAGGACCTGCCGGCGATCCCGCTGTTCGACTACGTCTCCACACTGGGTCTGGCCCAGGGGGTCAAGGGAACCATCACCTGGAACAACCTCCCCGACTACCCGAACCTGACCAAGGGCTGA
- a CDS encoding ABC transporter permease, which translates to MLWYTIRRVLQLIPVFFGATLLLYFMVFSLPGDPTAAMGGGKPLTPAVREQIREQYHLNDGFFQQYWHYLSGIFTGNLGLSFSGRPVADVMAQAFPVTIRLAIFALIIEAVFGIVFGVIAGLRRGGWFDATVLFASLVVIAVPIFVIGFIAQFLFGVKWGIAPVTVGANDDLAHLWLPAFVLASASFAYVLRLTRNSVAENSSADFVRTATAKGASRPRVVIVHILRNSLIPVITFLGVDLGALMAGAVVTEGIFNINGIGQTIFRSVSLGEAPTVVSIVTVLVLIYLVANLVVDLLYAVIDPRIRYA; encoded by the coding sequence ATGCTCTGGTACACAATCCGACGAGTTCTTCAGCTGATCCCGGTCTTCTTCGGGGCCACGCTGCTGCTCTACTTCATGGTGTTCAGCCTGCCGGGCGATCCGACCGCGGCGATGGGTGGCGGCAAACCGCTGACCCCCGCGGTCCGCGAGCAGATCCGGGAGCAGTATCACCTCAACGACGGCTTCTTCCAACAATATTGGCACTATCTGAGTGGGATCTTCACCGGCAACCTCGGCCTGTCCTTCTCCGGACGGCCCGTTGCCGACGTGATGGCACAGGCCTTTCCGGTCACCATCCGGCTCGCAATCTTCGCGCTGATCATCGAGGCCGTCTTCGGCATCGTGTTCGGCGTGATCGCCGGTCTGCGCCGCGGCGGATGGTTCGATGCCACGGTGCTGTTCGCGAGCCTGGTGGTCATCGCGGTCCCGATCTTCGTGATCGGCTTCATCGCCCAGTTCCTCTTCGGGGTGAAGTGGGGGATCGCACCGGTGACCGTCGGGGCCAACGACGACCTCGCACACCTGTGGTTACCGGCCTTCGTTCTGGCGTCGGCGTCTTTCGCCTACGTCTTACGATTAACCCGTAATTCGGTGGCGGAGAACTCTTCTGCCGACTTCGTGCGGACCGCGACGGCCAAGGGTGCCTCCCGTCCGCGGGTGGTGATCGTGCACATCCTGCGCAACTCGCTGATCCCGGTGATCACCTTCCTCGGCGTCGATCTCGGCGCCCTGATGGCCGGTGCGGTGGTCACCGAGGGCATCTTCAACATCAACGGGATCGGTCAGACCATCTTCCGCAGTGTGAGTCTCGGTGAGGCACCCACCGTGGTGTCGATCGTCACCGTGCTCGTACTCATCTACCTCGTGGCGAACCTGGTCGTCGACCTGCTCTACGCCGTGATCGATCCGAGGATCCGCTATGCCTGA
- the ssd gene encoding septum site-determining protein Ssd: protein MTEALLALVNDDLRDDVARCAAAAGYRLILGDPATCRAEWLRSRAVVVDPPAVGALASTSVPRRAGVLLVADSAPPADVWRSAMDLGAGDAALLPADEGHLVRALTELRTPRRATGGGVALMSAHGGAGASVLAAAVATAAGEAGEQVLLLDADDLGGGLDLILGIEDRPGLRWPDLTLEGGAVNGLALHRALPRVDDRIAVLTGRRDDSRPVHADAVLATIDAGRSHGDLVVVDLPRADTDVVRGVVESVDLVVLVTSPTVVGCAAARQIADRLLADAADLALVVRGPSPGGLRAPQIAEAADLRLLAAYRPDPRLPARLESGRPGIGARSPLGRAARAVYRALGVGVGGVGAQGVGALGVGALGTGRTG from the coding sequence ATGACCGAAGCCCTCCTCGCCCTCGTCAACGACGATCTGCGTGATGACGTCGCCAGGTGCGCCGCGGCCGCAGGCTATCGGCTGATCCTCGGTGATCCCGCGACCTGTCGCGCCGAGTGGCTGCGGTCTCGTGCGGTCGTCGTCGATCCGCCCGCGGTGGGCGCATTGGCCTCGACGTCGGTGCCGCGCCGAGCCGGGGTGCTGCTGGTTGCCGACTCCGCGCCTCCCGCCGACGTCTGGCGTTCGGCGATGGATCTCGGCGCCGGCGACGCCGCCCTGTTGCCGGCCGACGAGGGGCATCTGGTGCGCGCGCTGACCGAGTTGCGTACGCCACGACGGGCCACCGGTGGCGGAGTCGCGCTGATGAGTGCGCACGGTGGGGCCGGGGCGTCGGTGCTGGCCGCCGCCGTGGCGACGGCGGCGGGTGAGGCCGGCGAGCAGGTGTTGTTGCTCGACGCGGACGACCTCGGTGGCGGTCTCGACCTCATTCTCGGCATCGAGGATCGGCCGGGGTTGCGATGGCCGGATCTGACGCTCGAAGGCGGTGCGGTCAACGGACTTGCGCTGCACCGCGCCCTGCCGCGGGTCGACGATCGGATCGCGGTGCTCACCGGCCGTCGCGACGATTCCCGCCCGGTTCACGCCGATGCGGTGCTCGCCACCATCGACGCCGGGCGCTCGCACGGTGATCTGGTGGTCGTCGACCTGCCCCGCGCCGACACCGACGTCGTTCGCGGCGTGGTCGAATCAGTGGATCTCGTCGTCCTGGTGACCTCACCGACCGTCGTCGGCTGTGCCGCCGCCCGCCAGATCGCCGACCGGTTGCTCGCCGACGCCGCCGATCTCGCGCTCGTCGTGCGTGGTCCCTCGCCGGGCGGGCTGCGCGCCCCGCAGATCGCCGAGGCCGCCGACCTGCGATTGCTCGCCGCCTACCGACCGGACCCGCGACTGCCGGCGCGGCTGGAGAGCGGACGACCGGGGATCGGTGCGCGCAGTCCGTTGGGGCGCGCGGCACGAGCGGTGTACCGGGCCCTTGGCGTCGGTGTCGGTGGTGTCGGGGCCCAAGGTGTCGGGGCGCTCGGTGTCGGGGCGCTCGGGACGGGGCGGACCGGATGA
- a CDS encoding phage holin family protein — protein sequence MSRNENGRSAPGGRPVPSIPLSDADLGPKGEPSIGNLVKDATASVSTLVRSEVALAKSELVAEAKKAGAGTGALAVAGVTALYASFFFFFFLAELLSEWLPRWAAFLIVFGLLVVITVVVAIAGYLFFKKIRGPKKTIETVKEIPSVLPKSGPPVADRSKIAVPDDAAATASATAEHPRIPPAREG from the coding sequence GTGAGCCGAAACGAGAACGGCCGGTCTGCACCAGGAGGACGTCCGGTCCCCTCGATCCCCCTGTCCGACGCCGACCTCGGGCCCAAGGGCGAGCCGAGCATCGGCAACCTGGTCAAGGACGCGACCGCGAGCGTGTCGACGCTCGTCCGTTCCGAGGTGGCGCTGGCCAAGTCCGAGCTGGTCGCGGAGGCCAAAAAGGCCGGGGCCGGCACCGGCGCGCTCGCCGTGGCCGGGGTGACCGCACTGTATGCGAGTTTCTTCTTTTTCTTCTTCCTCGCCGAACTACTCAGCGAATGGCTGCCGCGCTGGGCGGCGTTCCTGATCGTGTTCGGATTGCTGGTCGTCATCACCGTCGTGGTCGCCATCGCCGGTTACCTGTTCTTCAAGAAGATCCGCGGACCGAAGAAGACCATCGAGACCGTCAAGGAGATCCCGTCGGTGCTGCCCAAGTCGGGCCCGCCCGTTGCCGATCGGTCCAAGATCGCGGTGCCCGACGACGCCGCCGCGACCGCGTCGGCCACCGCCGAGCACCCACGAATCCCGCCCGCCCGCGAGGGCTGA